The Streptomyces sp. Mut1 genome window below encodes:
- a CDS encoding hemolysin family protein, translating to MSLLQLLFAGLLVLANGFFVGAEFALVSVRRSQIEPLAAAGSGRARQVLYGLEHLPQMMAAAQFGITVCSLTLGAVAEPTVAHILEPVFAAVHLPEGLIHPLGYVLALVLVVFLHLVIGEMVPKNLAMAAPEKTALWFSPGLVGFARLCRPVTAALGACARLVLRLFGVEPKDEVEAVFTSEQLNRLVEDSGQAGLLEPEAQERLEDALELGSRPVTDVLLHRATLVTVDPSVTPRRIEELTVRTGFSRFPVCAGGGGPFMGYLHVKDVLDLEDGDRAVPQQLWRPMATVRAELPLDDALTVMRRAATHLAQVADASGRVLGLVAMEDVLEMLVGEVRDPAHRVTEPRRTEERTVDPDGITALVG from the coding sequence ATGAGCCTGCTCCAACTGCTGTTCGCCGGACTCCTCGTCCTCGCGAACGGCTTCTTCGTCGGCGCGGAGTTCGCTCTCGTCTCCGTACGCCGCAGCCAGATCGAACCCCTCGCCGCGGCCGGTTCCGGCCGGGCCCGCCAGGTCCTGTACGGCCTGGAGCACCTGCCGCAGATGATGGCGGCCGCCCAGTTCGGCATCACCGTCTGCTCCCTGACCCTGGGAGCCGTCGCCGAACCCACCGTCGCCCACATCCTGGAGCCGGTCTTCGCCGCGGTGCACCTGCCCGAGGGACTGATCCACCCGCTCGGCTACGTGCTGGCGCTCGTCCTCGTCGTCTTCCTCCACCTCGTCATCGGCGAGATGGTCCCGAAGAACCTGGCGATGGCCGCGCCGGAGAAGACCGCGCTGTGGTTCAGCCCCGGCCTCGTCGGCTTCGCCCGGCTGTGCCGCCCGGTCACCGCGGCGCTCGGCGCCTGCGCCCGGCTGGTGCTCAGGCTCTTCGGCGTCGAACCGAAGGACGAGGTGGAGGCCGTCTTCACCAGCGAACAGCTCAACCGCCTCGTGGAGGACTCCGGTCAGGCCGGGCTCCTCGAACCCGAGGCCCAGGAGCGGCTGGAGGACGCGTTGGAGCTGGGCAGCAGGCCCGTCACCGACGTGCTGCTGCACCGCGCCACGCTGGTGACGGTGGACCCCTCCGTCACCCCGCGCCGGATCGAGGAGCTGACCGTACGCACGGGCTTCTCGCGCTTCCCGGTCTGCGCCGGGGGCGGCGGCCCGTTCATGGGCTACCTGCACGTCAAGGACGTCCTGGACCTGGAGGACGGCGACCGGGCGGTGCCGCAGCAGCTGTGGCGCCCGATGGCGACCGTACGGGCCGAACTCCCGCTGGACGACGCCCTCACCGTGATGCGCCGCGCCGCGACGCACCTCGCCCAGGTCGCCGACGCCTCCGGCCGGGTGCTCGGCCTGGTCGCCATGGAGGACGTCCTCGAAATGCTGGTCGGCGAGGTGCGCGACCCGGCGCACCGGGTCACCGAGCCCCGCCGCACCGAGGAGCGCACCGTGGACCCGGACGGGATCACGGCCCTGGTCGGCTGA
- a CDS encoding riboflavin synthase — MFTGIVEELGEVVAVEKLEDASRFRLRGPVVTEGAGHGDSIAVNGVCLTVVDLGEHEFTADVMAETLNRSSLGALTTGSRVNLERPMALGGRLGGHIVQGHVDGTGRVLERRPSENWEIVKVSLPDGLSRYVVEKGSITVDGVSLTVVDAGPDFFTISLIPTTLALTTLGIKQPGDPVNLEVDVIAKYVERLLGDSAPGNQKREPVE; from the coding sequence GTGTTCACCGGAATTGTCGAAGAACTGGGTGAGGTCGTCGCCGTCGAGAAGCTGGAGGACGCCTCCCGCTTCCGTCTGCGCGGCCCCGTCGTCACCGAGGGCGCCGGGCACGGGGACTCCATCGCCGTGAACGGCGTCTGCCTGACCGTCGTGGACCTCGGCGAGCACGAGTTCACGGCCGATGTGATGGCCGAGACGCTGAACCGCTCCAGCCTCGGCGCCCTGACGACCGGCTCCCGCGTCAACCTGGAACGCCCCATGGCGCTCGGCGGACGGCTCGGCGGACACATCGTCCAGGGCCATGTCGACGGCACCGGCCGCGTCCTGGAGCGCCGGCCGTCCGAGAACTGGGAGATCGTGAAGGTCTCCCTGCCGGACGGCCTGTCCCGCTACGTGGTGGAGAAGGGCTCGATCACCGTCGACGGCGTGAGCCTCACCGTCGTGGACGCCGGACCCGACTTCTTCACCATCAGCCTCATTCCCACCACCCTCGCGCTGACCACGCTCGGCATCAAACAGCCCGGCGACCCGGTCAACCTCGAAGTGGACGTCATCGCCAAGTACGTCGAGCGGCTGCTCGGCGACTCCGCGCCCGGGAACCAGAAGCGGGAGCCGGTCGAATGA
- the ribH gene encoding 6,7-dimethyl-8-ribityllumazine synthase produces the protein MSGKGAPELSVRNCGDLRVAVVAAQWHEKVMDGLVNGALRALHELGIDEPTLLRVPGSFELPVVAKVLAGRGYDAVVALGVIIRGGTPHFEYVSHGVTNGLTQVAVDTGVPVGFGVLTCDTEEQALDRAGLEGSNEDKGHEAVTAAVATAATLRSVSEPWR, from the coding sequence ATGAGCGGCAAGGGCGCACCCGAACTGTCCGTACGCAACTGCGGCGACCTCCGCGTGGCGGTCGTCGCCGCGCAGTGGCACGAGAAGGTCATGGACGGACTCGTCAACGGCGCCCTGCGCGCGCTGCACGAGCTGGGCATCGACGAGCCGACCCTGCTGCGGGTCCCGGGCAGCTTCGAGCTTCCGGTCGTCGCGAAGGTGCTGGCCGGGCGCGGATACGACGCGGTCGTCGCCCTCGGCGTGATCATCCGCGGCGGCACCCCGCACTTCGAATACGTGTCCCACGGGGTCACCAACGGTCTCACCCAGGTCGCCGTCGACACCGGCGTCCCGGTCGGCTTCGGCGTCCTCACCTGCGACACCGAGGAGCAGGCACTCGACCGCGCCGGCCTGGAAGGGTCCAACGAGGACAAGGGGCACGAAGCGGTCACCGCCGCCGTCGCCACCGCCGCCACACTGCGCTCGGTCAGCGAACCCTGGCGCTGA
- a CDS encoding phosphoribosyl-ATP diphosphatase, which translates to MANKTFEELFAELKLKAANGDPSTSRTAELVDKGVHAIGKKVVEEAAEVWMAAEYESKDAAAEEISQLLYHVQVMMVARGISLDDVYAHL; encoded by the coding sequence ATGGCGAACAAAACCTTCGAAGAGCTCTTCGCCGAGCTGAAGCTCAAGGCCGCCAACGGCGACCCCTCCACCTCCCGCACCGCCGAACTGGTGGACAAGGGGGTCCATGCCATCGGCAAGAAGGTCGTCGAGGAGGCCGCCGAAGTCTGGATGGCCGCCGAGTACGAGAGCAAGGACGCCGCCGCCGAGGAGATCTCGCAGCTGCTCTACCACGTCCAGGTGATGATGGTCGCGCGCGGGATCTCCCTGGACGACGTCTACGCCCACCTCTGA
- a CDS encoding bifunctional 3,4-dihydroxy-2-butanone-4-phosphate synthase/GTP cyclohydrolase II → MTAQPTWLHREHEAAADDLSLDPVEQAVRDIAAGRPVVVVDDEDRENEGDLVIAAEKATPEIVAFMMSECRGLICAPMESDELERLELPQMVDHNTESMKTAFTVSVDASADHGVSTGISAADRATTLRLLAGGTAGPGDFVRPGHVFPLRARSGGVLARNGHTEAAVDLARLAGLRPAGAIVEIAGEDGVMLRLPQLVPFARKHGLTIISIEDLIAYRRTSEPTVRREAEVRLPTRFGAFTAYGYRSTVDGVEHVALVHGDIGDGEDVLVRVHSECLTGDIFQSERCDCGPQLHASMRRITDEGRGVVVYLRGHEGRGIGLLSKLRAYELQERGVDTLDANLELGLPADARDYAAGAQILKDLGVRSLRLMTNNPDKTAAVVRHGLAVTGREPMPVQAGEHNLRYLRTKRDRMGHDLPWLDAAAAATCGNQ, encoded by the coding sequence ATGACAGCCCAGCCCACCTGGCTGCACCGGGAACACGAAGCAGCCGCCGACGACCTCTCGCTCGACCCCGTCGAGCAGGCCGTCCGGGACATCGCCGCCGGCCGGCCCGTCGTGGTCGTCGACGACGAGGACCGGGAGAACGAGGGCGACCTCGTCATCGCCGCCGAGAAGGCCACCCCCGAGATCGTCGCCTTCATGATGAGCGAGTGCCGCGGCCTCATCTGCGCCCCCATGGAGAGCGACGAACTGGAGCGGCTCGAACTGCCGCAGATGGTCGACCACAACACCGAGTCGATGAAGACCGCTTTCACCGTCTCCGTCGACGCCTCCGCGGACCACGGCGTGTCCACCGGCATCTCCGCCGCCGACCGCGCCACCACCCTGCGCCTGCTCGCGGGCGGCACCGCGGGCCCCGGCGACTTCGTGCGCCCCGGCCACGTCTTCCCGCTGCGCGCCCGCTCCGGCGGGGTGCTCGCCCGCAACGGCCACACCGAGGCGGCCGTCGACCTCGCCCGGCTCGCCGGGCTGCGGCCCGCCGGGGCGATCGTGGAGATCGCGGGCGAGGACGGCGTCATGCTGCGCCTGCCCCAGCTGGTGCCCTTCGCCCGCAAGCACGGACTGACGATCATCTCCATCGAGGACCTGATCGCCTACCGGCGCACCAGCGAGCCGACCGTCCGCCGCGAGGCCGAGGTCCGGCTGCCGACCCGCTTCGGCGCGTTCACCGCGTACGGCTACCGCTCCACCGTGGACGGCGTCGAGCACGTCGCACTGGTCCACGGCGACATCGGGGACGGCGAGGACGTCCTGGTCCGGGTCCACTCCGAGTGCCTGACCGGTGACATCTTCCAGTCCGAACGCTGCGACTGCGGCCCCCAGCTGCACGCCTCGATGCGCCGCATCACGGACGAGGGCCGCGGCGTCGTCGTCTATCTGCGCGGCCACGAGGGCCGCGGCATCGGCCTGCTGTCCAAGCTGCGCGCCTACGAACTCCAGGAGCGGGGCGTCGACACGCTCGACGCCAACCTGGAGCTCGGTCTGCCCGCCGACGCCAGGGACTACGCGGCGGGCGCCCAGATCCTCAAGGACCTCGGCGTGCGCAGCCTGCGCCTGATGACGAACAACCCGGACAAGACCGCCGCGGTCGTGCGGCACGGGCTGGCCGTCACCGGCCGCGAGCCGATGCCCGTCCAGGCCGGCGAGCACAACCTGCGGTACCTGCGCACCAAGCGCGACCGCATGGGACACGACCTGCCCTGGCTCGACGCCGCCGCCGCGGCGACCTGCGGCAATCAGTAG
- a CDS encoding nicotinamide mononucleotide transporter family protein — protein MSALHWLNSEAFTVLGQHIIWSDMIGNTIGLIALTLGWLRSIWTWPAQLLSGAVLVAANVSVHQAGSVGKQVIVIAVAVWGWQQWTRGRQQAQDGSIAVRFATWRERGYLAGGAALGTLAVGGLFTAFPSLSWSPWADAYIFAGTLVAMLAQARGMVEFWFAWLLVDLVGVPLNFHSGLAFSGLIYVVYGALVLWGMRDWWLRTRTPALEGATA, from the coding sequence ATGAGCGCCCTGCACTGGCTGAACTCCGAGGCCTTCACCGTCCTCGGGCAGCACATCATCTGGTCCGACATGATCGGCAACACCATCGGGCTGATCGCCCTGACGCTGGGCTGGCTGCGCTCGATCTGGACCTGGCCCGCGCAGCTCCTGTCCGGCGCCGTGCTGGTCGCCGCCAACGTCTCCGTCCACCAGGCGGGCAGCGTCGGCAAGCAGGTCATCGTCATCGCCGTCGCCGTCTGGGGCTGGCAGCAGTGGACCCGGGGCCGGCAGCAGGCGCAGGACGGCTCCATCGCCGTACGGTTCGCCACCTGGCGCGAGCGCGGCTACCTGGCCGGCGGGGCCGCCCTCGGCACCCTCGCGGTCGGCGGGCTGTTCACCGCCTTCCCCTCGCTCTCCTGGAGCCCGTGGGCGGACGCCTACATCTTCGCCGGGACGCTCGTGGCGATGCTCGCCCAGGCCCGCGGCATGGTCGAGTTCTGGTTCGCCTGGCTCCTGGTCGACCTGGTCGGCGTCCCGCTGAACTTCCACAGCGGACTCGCCTTCTCCGGTCTCATCTACGTCGTCTACGGGGCCCTCGTCCTGTGGGGCATGCGCGACTGGTGGCTGCGTACGCGGACACCCGCTCTGGAAGGAGCCACGGCATGA
- a CDS encoding PH domain-containing protein: MSDATPPPGAPALPVTFRPTRTRVVLLTVGAAMFAVITVVAFTLEQLSGGERVSFVFTALLFFGVLALLSRPKVVADDEGVTVVNLTRTRRLSWAEIVRVNLRAGDPWVFLDLSDGTSMPALGIQPGIAKQQAIRDARALRDLAETRGTGTDNG, translated from the coding sequence ATGTCAGACGCCACACCCCCGCCCGGCGCCCCGGCCCTGCCGGTCACCTTCCGGCCCACCCGCACCCGGGTGGTCCTGCTGACGGTCGGGGCGGCGATGTTCGCCGTCATCACCGTCGTCGCCTTCACCCTCGAACAGCTCAGCGGGGGCGAACGGGTCAGCTTCGTCTTCACCGCGCTGCTCTTCTTCGGCGTCCTGGCGCTGCTCAGCCGCCCCAAGGTCGTCGCGGACGACGAAGGGGTGACCGTGGTCAATCTCACGCGCACCCGGCGGCTCTCGTGGGCGGAAATCGTCCGGGTCAACCTGCGGGCCGGCGATCCGTGGGTCTTCCTGGACCTCAGCGACGGCACCAGCATGCCCGCCCTCGGCATCCAGCCCGGAATCGCCAAGCAGCAGGCCATCCGCGACGCCCGCGCCCTCCGGGACCTCGCCGAGACACGCGGCACCGGCACGGACAACGGCTGA
- the ribD gene encoding bifunctional diaminohydroxyphosphoribosylaminopyrimidine deaminase/5-amino-6-(5-phosphoribosylamino)uracil reductase RibD, translated as MDTAADTTAMRRAITLAARGLGSTSPNPVVGCVVLDASGQTVGEGFHQRAGGPHAEIHALRAAGGTARGGTAYVTLEPCNHTGRTGPCAQALIEAGIARVVYAVGDPNAQAAGGAETLRAAGIKAEAGLLAEEAEAVNAAWLTSVRLGRPHVTWKYAASLDGRVAAADATSRWISSAESRADVHRLRAEADAVVVGSGTARADDPQLGVRGIDGAVQPLRVVVDTRATAVRPGARVLDAGAPTLIAVADDADSRHLPGEAVLRLPRAATGPGLDLPALLAALHARGVRSVLLEGGPVLAGAFIAAGLVDKVVGYLAPVLLGAGPAALADAGISTLTEALRLDVTETVRIGPDLRVTAVPGSAARKEN; from the coding sequence GTGGACACCGCAGCCGACACCACCGCCATGCGCCGAGCCATCACGCTCGCCGCCCGCGGCCTCGGCTCCACCAGCCCCAACCCGGTCGTCGGATGCGTCGTCCTCGACGCGTCCGGGCAGACCGTCGGCGAGGGCTTCCACCAGCGCGCCGGCGGCCCGCACGCCGAGATCCACGCCCTGCGCGCGGCCGGCGGCACGGCCCGCGGCGGCACCGCCTACGTCACCCTCGAACCCTGTAACCACACCGGTCGCACCGGCCCCTGCGCCCAGGCGCTCATCGAGGCCGGCATCGCCCGTGTGGTGTACGCCGTCGGCGACCCGAACGCGCAGGCCGCCGGGGGTGCGGAGACTCTGCGCGCCGCCGGGATCAAGGCCGAGGCGGGCCTTCTCGCCGAAGAGGCCGAAGCGGTCAACGCCGCCTGGCTGACCTCGGTGCGCCTCGGCCGCCCGCACGTCACCTGGAAGTACGCGGCGAGCCTGGACGGCCGGGTCGCCGCCGCCGACGCCACCAGCCGCTGGATCAGCTCCGCCGAGTCCCGCGCCGACGTCCACCGGCTCCGTGCCGAGGCCGACGCGGTCGTCGTCGGCTCCGGCACCGCCCGCGCCGACGACCCCCAGCTCGGGGTGCGGGGCATCGACGGCGCCGTCCAGCCCCTGCGCGTCGTCGTCGACACCCGGGCCACCGCCGTACGGCCCGGCGCCCGGGTCCTCGACGCCGGCGCCCCCACCCTGATCGCGGTCGCCGACGACGCCGACAGCCGCCACCTCCCCGGCGAGGCCGTCCTGCGCCTGCCCCGCGCGGCCACCGGACCCGGCCTCGACCTGCCCGCACTGCTCGCCGCCCTCCACGCGCGCGGCGTGCGCTCCGTACTCCTCGAAGGCGGCCCGGTCCTGGCCGGCGCCTTCATCGCCGCGGGACTGGTCGACAAGGTCGTCGGCTACCTCGCTCCCGTACTCCTCGGCGCAGGCCCCGCGGCCCTCGCCGACGCCGGAATCTCCACCCTCACCGAGGCGTTGCGCCTCGATGTGACGGAGACCGTCCGCATCGGCCCCGATCTGCGCGTCACCGCCGTACCCGGCTCCGCCGCCCGGAAGGAAAACTGA
- the hisG gene encoding ATP phosphoribosyltransferase: MLRIAVPNKGAISGPAMAMLHEAGYQQRKESKELVLVDPANQVEFFYLRPRDIAIYVSSGRLDIGITGRDLLLDSGAEAEEILQLGFARSTFRYAAKPGTVAGPQDFDGLTIATSYEGVVAKHLADSGVNASVVHLDGAVETAIELGVAQVIADVVETGTSLRNAGLEVVGEPIMTSEAVVIRRTGAPADEPKVQQFLRRLQGVLVARSYVMMDYDCRVEHLERAVALTPGLESPTISPLHHEGWVAVRSMVAAREAQRIMDDLYDLGARAILTTAIHACRL; this comes from the coding sequence ATGCTGCGCATCGCCGTCCCCAACAAGGGTGCTATCTCCGGGCCTGCGATGGCGATGCTCCATGAGGCGGGCTACCAGCAGCGCAAGGAGTCCAAGGAACTCGTCCTGGTGGACCCGGCCAACCAGGTCGAGTTCTTCTACCTGCGCCCCCGCGACATCGCGATCTACGTCAGCTCGGGCCGCCTCGACATCGGCATCACCGGCCGCGACCTGCTGCTGGACTCCGGCGCCGAGGCCGAGGAGATCCTCCAGCTCGGCTTCGCCCGCTCCACCTTCCGCTACGCCGCCAAGCCGGGCACCGTCGCGGGCCCGCAGGACTTCGACGGTCTGACGATCGCCACCTCCTACGAGGGCGTCGTCGCGAAGCACCTCGCCGACTCCGGGGTCAACGCCTCCGTCGTCCACCTCGACGGAGCCGTCGAGACCGCCATCGAACTCGGTGTCGCCCAGGTCATCGCCGACGTGGTCGAGACCGGGACCAGCCTGCGCAACGCCGGCCTCGAAGTCGTCGGCGAGCCCATCATGACGTCCGAGGCGGTCGTCATCCGCCGTACCGGCGCCCCGGCCGACGAGCCCAAGGTCCAGCAGTTCCTGCGGCGCCTCCAGGGCGTCCTGGTCGCCCGCAGCTACGTGATGATGGACTACGACTGCCGCGTCGAGCACCTGGAGCGCGCCGTCGCCCTCACCCCGGGCCTGGAGTCGCCGACCATCTCCCCGCTGCACCACGAGGGCTGGGTCGCCGTCCGCTCCATGGTCGCCGCCAGGGAGGCGCAGCGGATCATGGACGACCTCTACGACCTCGGCGCCCGCGCCATCCTCACCACGGCCATCCACGCCTGCCGCCTCTGA
- a CDS encoding hemolysin family protein, which translates to MTTPLLLLCAAFLLILANGFFVAAEFGLVTVERADAERAAAEGDRRARTVVGALRELSFQLSGTQLGITITSLVVGMLAEPALARLLNGPFTLTGLPDGAVPTISVVTGMLLAAAVQMVIGELVPKNWAVSKPLQVARFVAGPQDRFTRVFRPVIGALNTAANRLVRLLGVEPTDELASARTPGELVSLARHSAEAGTLEQDTADLFVRTLSLAGLTAQHVMTPRVKVSALQTSATAADVLNLTRATGLSRFPVYRERIDEVVGMIHLKDALAVPAAERLRTPAGRIAVPPLLVPETLPVEQLLQRLREEQPIAVVVDEYGGTAGVVTLEDIIEELVGEVRDEHDAEGADRPELAPAPPEDGRPAWDAEGSCRVLTLRRIGLDVPDGPYETVAGLVADLLGRIPAPGDRAELPGWRIAVRQVGHYRAEKVRFVRTAGVLGADVPQRSVLEAAR; encoded by the coding sequence ATGACAACCCCCTTGTTGCTGCTCTGCGCGGCATTCCTTCTCATCCTCGCCAACGGATTCTTCGTGGCGGCCGAATTCGGGCTCGTCACCGTGGAACGGGCGGACGCCGAGCGCGCCGCCGCCGAGGGCGACCGACGGGCCCGCACCGTCGTCGGCGCCCTGCGCGAACTCTCCTTCCAGCTCTCCGGCACCCAGCTCGGCATCACCATCACCTCCCTGGTGGTCGGCATGCTCGCCGAGCCGGCGCTCGCCCGGCTGCTGAACGGCCCCTTCACCCTGACCGGCCTGCCCGACGGAGCCGTCCCCACCATCAGCGTGGTGACCGGCATGCTGCTCGCGGCCGCCGTCCAGATGGTCATCGGCGAACTCGTCCCGAAGAACTGGGCGGTCTCCAAGCCGCTTCAGGTCGCCCGGTTCGTCGCCGGACCGCAGGACCGCTTCACGCGCGTCTTCCGGCCGGTCATCGGCGCCCTGAACACCGCGGCCAACCGGCTGGTGCGCCTCCTGGGCGTCGAGCCGACCGACGAGCTGGCCTCCGCCCGTACCCCCGGTGAGCTGGTCTCACTCGCCCGGCACTCGGCCGAGGCGGGCACCCTCGAACAGGACACCGCGGACCTCTTCGTACGGACCCTGTCGCTCGCCGGGCTCACCGCCCAGCACGTCATGACCCCGCGCGTGAAGGTCAGCGCCCTCCAGACCTCCGCCACCGCGGCGGACGTCCTCAACCTCACCCGCGCCACCGGTCTCTCCCGCTTCCCCGTCTACCGGGAGCGCATCGACGAGGTCGTCGGCATGATCCACCTCAAGGACGCCCTCGCCGTCCCGGCAGCGGAGCGCCTGCGCACCCCGGCCGGCCGGATCGCCGTGCCGCCGCTGCTGGTGCCCGAGACGCTGCCCGTCGAGCAGCTGCTCCAGCGGCTGCGCGAGGAGCAGCCGATCGCCGTCGTCGTCGACGAGTACGGCGGCACCGCCGGGGTCGTCACCCTGGAGGACATCATCGAGGAGCTCGTCGGCGAGGTCCGCGACGAGCACGACGCCGAGGGCGCCGACCGGCCCGAGCTGGCCCCCGCACCGCCCGAGGACGGCAGGCCCGCCTGGGACGCCGAGGGCAGCTGCCGGGTCCTCACCCTGCGCCGGATAGGACTCGACGTGCCCGACGGCCCGTACGAGACGGTGGCGGGGCTCGTCGCCGACCTGCTGGGCCGCATTCCCGCGCCCGGCGACCGGGCCGAGCTGCCCGGCTGGCGGATCGCGGTCCGCCAGGTCGGCCACTACCGGGCCGAGAAGGTCCGCTTCGTCCGCACGGCCGGCGTTCTCGGGGCGGACGTCCCGCAGCGGTCCGTCCTGGAGGCGGCGCGATGA
- a CDS encoding AAA family ATPase, with translation MDIGTQGAQAPADLAWLRGVDAYTMGAYPQAEEEFRAAVRHDPGMADAWLGLHALRVDTASALLHMHRHRDRFGEQRSRYRRTLNSWYWLGWWVQPVLESPRDLLLAHASHWLDGRHVPELDRALAALAPVDTDPQVRFLHACRSYLVKDWEQLVRHTERLVDDPMLGIEAGLFGGMARVRLEMYGQAEPMLATALMRCRSEQPQRKELRYWLARAHEGTGRSAAALPLYRAVHRIDPAFMDTSARLAAIADYDGLDGSEDVPGLATVSLTGLEADVAFAESRTDGDSSPGADLLDGRDLPPGGEAQDLSGSVVSPLPGGARAKTSVPGQPAPQPFPAGPSDPALLAEALAELERMVGLEPVKRQVKALSAQLNMARLRAGQGLPVQPPKRHFVFSGPSGTGKTTVARILGRVFYALGLLGGDHLVEAQRADLVGEFLGQTAVKANELIDSALGGVLFVDEAYSLSNTGYSKGDAYGDEALQVLLKRAEDNRDHLVVILAGYPEGMDRLLSTNPGLSSRFTTRVDFPSYRPLELTAIGEVLAAENGDVWDEESLDELRSISGHVVDQGWLDELGNGRFLRTLYEKSCAYRDLRLSGCTTVPTRDDLATLRLPDLMQAYGEVLSGRGPVGRGPQEPPVL, from the coding sequence ATGGACATCGGCACGCAGGGCGCACAGGCCCCCGCCGACCTCGCCTGGCTGCGGGGCGTGGACGCCTACACGATGGGCGCCTATCCGCAGGCCGAGGAGGAATTCCGGGCCGCGGTCCGCCACGATCCCGGCATGGCGGACGCCTGGCTCGGGCTGCACGCGCTACGGGTCGACACGGCGTCCGCGCTGCTGCACATGCACCGCCACCGCGACCGCTTCGGCGAGCAGCGCAGCCGCTACCGGCGCACTCTCAACTCCTGGTACTGGCTCGGCTGGTGGGTGCAGCCGGTGCTGGAGAGTCCGCGCGACCTGCTGCTGGCGCACGCCTCCCACTGGCTCGACGGCCGCCATGTGCCCGAGCTCGACCGGGCGCTCGCCGCCCTGGCGCCGGTGGACACCGACCCGCAGGTCCGCTTCCTGCACGCCTGCCGCTCCTACCTGGTCAAGGACTGGGAGCAGCTCGTACGCCACACCGAGCGGCTGGTGGACGACCCGATGCTCGGCATCGAGGCGGGGCTCTTCGGCGGCATGGCGCGGGTGCGGCTGGAGATGTACGGGCAGGCCGAACCGATGCTCGCGACGGCCCTGATGCGCTGCCGCAGCGAGCAGCCGCAGCGCAAGGAGCTGCGCTACTGGCTGGCCCGCGCGCACGAGGGCACCGGCCGCAGCGCCGCCGCCCTGCCGCTCTACCGGGCCGTGCACCGGATCGACCCCGCCTTCATGGACACCTCGGCGCGGCTGGCGGCCATCGCGGACTACGACGGGCTCGACGGTTCCGAGGACGTACCGGGTCTGGCCACCGTGTCGCTGACCGGTCTGGAGGCGGACGTGGCCTTCGCGGAGAGCAGGACGGACGGCGACTCCTCGCCGGGCGCCGACCTGCTGGACGGCCGGGACCTGCCGCCCGGCGGTGAGGCGCAGGATCTGTCCGGGTCCGTGGTCTCCCCACTGCCCGGCGGGGCGCGGGCGAAGACCTCCGTCCCGGGGCAGCCGGCGCCGCAGCCCTTCCCCGCCGGGCCCAGCGACCCGGCCCTGCTGGCCGAGGCGCTGGCCGAGTTGGAGCGGATGGTCGGCCTGGAGCCGGTGAAGCGTCAGGTCAAGGCGCTCTCCGCGCAGCTGAACATGGCGCGGCTGCGGGCCGGCCAGGGGCTGCCCGTACAGCCGCCGAAGCGGCACTTCGTCTTCTCCGGTCCTTCCGGCACCGGCAAGACGACGGTGGCCCGCATCCTGGGCCGGGTGTTCTACGCGCTGGGCCTGCTCGGCGGGGACCATCTGGTGGAGGCCCAACGGGCGGATCTGGTGGGCGAGTTCCTGGGCCAGACCGCGGTGAAGGCCAATGAGCTGATCGATTCGGCGCTGGGCGGGGTGCTCTTCGTGGACGAGGCGTACAGCCTCTCCAACACCGGGTACAGCAAGGGCGACGCGTACGGCGACGAGGCCCTTCAGGTGCTGCTCAAGCGGGCGGAGGACAACCGGGACCATCTGGTCGTCATCCTGGCCGGCTATCCCGAGGGCATGGACCGGCTGCTGTCCACCAACCCCGGGCTCTCCTCGCGCTTCACCACCCGGGTCGACTTCCCCAGCTACCGGCCGCTGGAGCTCACCGCGATCGGCGAGGTGCTGGCCGCGGAGAACGGCGACGTGTGGGACGAGGAGTCGCTGGACGAGCTGCGCTCGATCAGCGGCCATGTGGTCGACCAGGGCTGGCTCGACGAGCTGGGCAACGGCCGCTTCCTGCGGACGCTGTACGAGAAGAGCTGCGCCTACCGCGATCTGCGGCTCTCGGGCTGTACGACGGTGCCGACCCGGGACGACCTGGCGACGCTGCGGCTGCCGGACCTGATGCAGGCGTACGGCGAGGTGCTGTCGGGGCGCGGTCCGGTGGGCCGGGGGCCTCAGGAACCGCCCGTGCTGTGA